The window CCTTAGTAATGGGTATTTTAAATTGCTGCCGCCATTTCGCCCTACCTGCTTTAGCCCCTGCAGCTTTAAATCTTTGCTTGATCGGATCAATCTTCTTCTTATGCCCCCTTTTCACAGATCAACCTATCCTCGGTTTGAGCATAGGATTTCTCTCAGGAGGACTAATACAGTTATTGCTCCAGATTCCTGGCCTAATCAGTAAAAAGATGGAATACAGATTTATATTTAATCTCTTCCACCCGGTGGTAAAAAAGGTTCTTTTACTCATGGGCCCAAGAGCTCTTGGTTCAGCGGTTACACAATTTAACCTCACTATCTCTAATTTACTCGCTTCTCTGTTAATACCTGGTAGTATTTCAGCTCTCTTTTACTCTAACGGACTGGTTCAGTTACCATTAGCTCTTTTTGGGGTTGCTATTGGCACAGTGCTTTTCCCCACTATGTCTAAACAGGTAGCAGAAAGTAATATCCTTGAGTTAAAAAAAAGTATCTCCTGGGGATTGAGAATGGTGATCTTAACAAGTCTGCCAGCTACTATAGGATTGATGGTATTGGGGAAACCTATTATTCAACTTCTTTTTCAACATGGCAACTTTGATGCTGCTGATACGAATATTACCTATTTGGCACTCTTTTTCTATTCAGTAGGACTTCTGGGAATTAGTGGCTTAACAGTAGTTGTGCCAGCTTTTTATGCACAACATGATACATGGACACCAGTAAAAGTAGGAATGATAACAGTAGTTGTCAATATTATCTTCGGTCTGTTGCTCATGAGGCCGTTGGCTCAAGGAGGGCTAACCTTAGCTATCAGTATATCTTCCTTCTTTAACTTAGCTTTACTTCTGGCCATTTTGAGACGAAAAATTGGAGCCATAGAGGACAGGAGAATCCTTAAATCACTCTTTCAATCTCTGGCGGCATCATTTATCATGGGTGCTTTTTGTCGGTATATAGTGACTACAGAGTTATCCCTTTTACTTCAGGTAATAATAGGAGTATGTGGTGGGTTGATTATCTTAATCCTGGCATGTAAGGTGTTGAAGGTAGTAGAGATTGATTCAATCTGGAAGTTGATTCTCAGATAGCTCCTGACTTTTTGACCAATTCTACTAATGTATCTTCCTGTAAACACATACAAGAGATAAGAATGCTGATGGGGTAATTCTATCAGCAGCCCTTTACTGGCTTTGTCTTGCCCGCAGTGAATCAACGAAGAGCAAAAAAGTGTAAATATCGCACGAAATCACCAGGCCTTGTAGAAATAGCAAAACAACTACCGAATCGACCAAGGTAAAACGGCATAAACCCACCACATGAATGG of the bacterium genome contains:
- the murJ gene encoding murein biosynthesis integral membrane protein MurJ, yielding MCSRILGYIRDVLIADRFGASTVSDAFFAAWRIPNTLKELLGEGALTGAFIPIFTEELHTKGKEDAWILASLVFNGLLFISLVITLLGIILAPIIVVILAPGFVGKDVFSLTVTLTRIMFPFTIFICLSTLVMGILNCCRHFALPALAPAALNLCLIGSIFFLCPLFTDQPILGLSIGFLSGGLIQLLLQIPGLISKKMEYRFIFNLFHPVVKKVLLLMGPRALGSAVTQFNLTISNLLASLLIPGSISALFYSNGLVQLPLALFGVAIGTVLFPTMSKQVAESNILELKKSISWGLRMVILTSLPATIGLMVLGKPIIQLLFQHGNFDAADTNITYLALFFYSVGLLGISGLTVVVPAFYAQHDTWTPVKVGMITVVVNIIFGLLLMRPLAQGGLTLAISISSFFNLALLLAILRRKIGAIEDRRILKSLFQSLAASFIMGAFCRYIVTTELSLLLQVIIGVCGGLIILILACKVLKVVEIDSIWKLILR